From the Bacillota bacterium genome, the window CGAACGGAGCTGGGAAGACAACCACCATTAAGATGATCGTGGGCCTTCTGAACCCCGACGCTGGCCGGATCGCTGTGGCTGGCCACGACGTTGTCACTGATCCCATCGGCGCGAAGGCAGTGATCGGGTTCGTCCCCGACAACCCCGACCTCTTTGACAAGCTGACGGGCGTTGAGTACCTCAACTTCATGGGGGATGTGTATGGTGTTCCCACCGAGGAGCGGAGG encodes:
- a CDS encoding ABC transporter ATP-binding protein: MLRIEGVSKSYKKGAVRAVDNLSLHVRPGEIFGFLGPNGAGKTTTIKMIVGLLNPDAGRIAVAGHDVVTDPIGAKAVIGFVPDNPDLFDKLTGVEYLNFMGDVYGVPTEERR